In Bos taurus isolate L1 Dominette 01449 registration number 42190680 breed Hereford chromosome 9, ARS-UCD2.0, whole genome shotgun sequence, a single genomic region encodes these proteins:
- the TSTD3 gene encoding thiosulfate sulfurtransferase/rhodanese-like domain-containing protein 3 has product MVLQRLLPWSTCRTIFGSAEAVLWGLKSIKRSCLNFCTAICEGVTYKELKNLLKSKKIMLIDVREPWEIYESGKIPGSVNIPLDDVGEALQMNPKDFKEKYKEVKPSKSDSLVFSCLAGVRSKVAMVTAISLGFNNAQHYAGGWKEWATYEISEKKQGN; this is encoded by the exons ATGGTGCTGCAGCGCCTGCTGCCCTGGAGTACTTGCCGGACGATCTTCGGGTCTGCGGAGGCTGTGCTCTGGG gtTTGAAGTCAATAAAAAGAAGCTGCCTCAATTTTTGTACTGCTATTTGTGAAGGTGTCACTTATAAGGAACTTAAAAACCTCCTGAAGTctaaaaaaattatgttaattgATGTTAGAGAGCCATGGGAAATTTATGAGTCTGGAAAAATCCCTGGGTCTGTCAATATACCAT tGGATGATGTAGGTGAAGCTCTACAGATGAACCCAAAGGACTTCAAAGAGAAGTACAAAGAAGTAAAGCCATCCAAATCTGACAGTCTAGTGTTTTCTTGTTTAGCTGGAGTGAGAAGCAAGGTGGCTATGGTCACAGCAATATCTCTGGGCTTTAACAA TGCTCAACACTATGCTGGAGGATGGAAGGAATGGGCAACCTATGAAATTTCAGAGAAGAAACAAGGAAATTGA
- the TSTD3 gene encoding thiosulfate sulfurtransferase/rhodanese-like domain-containing protein 3 isoform X2 yields MVLQRLLPWSTCRTIFGSAEAVLWGLKSIKRSCLNFCTAICEGVTYKELKNLLKSKKIMLIDVREPWEIYESGKIPGSVNIPLDDVGEALQMNPKDFKEKYKEVKPSKSDSLVFSCLAGVRSKVAMVTAISLGFNK; encoded by the exons ATGGTGCTGCAGCGCCTGCTGCCCTGGAGTACTTGCCGGACGATCTTCGGGTCTGCGGAGGCTGTGCTCTGGG gtTTGAAGTCAATAAAAAGAAGCTGCCTCAATTTTTGTACTGCTATTTGTGAAGGTGTCACTTATAAGGAACTTAAAAACCTCCTGAAGTctaaaaaaattatgttaattgATGTTAGAGAGCCATGGGAAATTTATGAGTCTGGAAAAATCCCTGGGTCTGTCAATATACCAT tGGATGATGTAGGTGAAGCTCTACAGATGAACCCAAAGGACTTCAAAGAGAAGTACAAAGAAGTAAAGCCATCCAAATCTGACAGTCTAGTGTTTTCTTGTTTAGCTGGAGTGAGAAGCAAGGTGGCTATGGTCACAGCAATATCTCTGGGCTTTAACAA